The sequence GCGCATGTTCCTCGCTCGGAAGGGGCCGCCAGCCCGATTGTGCTCGAGGGCAACGAGGTGAAGGAGGCCGTGGCGCAGTTGGCTCGGACCCTTCGCCCGTCTTCGCGCCCCCAGGAGGCCGCCCGGCGCCTGTTCGAGGTGGACCCTCGGAGCGGTTCGTACCTCTTCGACGTGAGGAGCCGGCGCATCACCCCGCTCACGCCCGGCGAGAGCCTGACCACCGAGCTGCCCCAGGCCGAGATCGAGCTGACGCGCGCATACCTGCGCTGGTGTGAGCGGACCGGGCGCAAGGGGGACTGCCTGGGGTTGTTGAAGGAGAGTCCGTCAGTCACGGGGGATGCGCGCTTCAGCCTCGCCCTGTCCCTGGCGAAGGGCGCCGTGCTGGACGAACTCTGGGAGGCCGTGAAGGACATGGCCAACCCGGAGGCGTTGATGCAGGCGGCCCTGTGGACGGCGGCCACCTATGCGCTCCTTTGGACGGTACCTGAGCCGGCGACCAAGGGTGTGGCCGCGGTGCTCACGGCGGCGCTCATCATCTACGTGGGCGTCGACACGTTCTGGGGGCTCATCCAGGGGTTCCGGAACCTGATGGCCGAGTCCGATCGGGCGGTGACGTTCGACGAACTGCGCGACGCGGGGGAGCGCTTCGGGAAGGTGATGGGCCGTAACGCGGCGAGGGCGTTCGTGATGCTCGCGACGGCGGCCATCGGGAGTACGGGCGCGACGCTGGG comes from Pyxidicoccus parkwaysis and encodes:
- the sitA5 gene encoding SitA5 family polymorphic toxin, with product MRLPWLMLCLLWGLLGCSGTTRVIRLDTGRGSPVAHVPRSEGAASPIVLEGNEVKEAVAQLARTLRPSSRPQEAARRLFEVDPRSGSYLFDVRSRRITPLTPGESLTTELPQAEIELTRAYLRWCERTGRKGDCLGLLKESPSVTGDARFSLALSLAKGAVLDELWEAVKDMANPEALMQAALWTAATYALLWTVPEPATKGVAAVLTAALIIYVGVDTFWGLIQGFRNLMAESDRAVTFDELRDAGERFGKVMGRNAARAFVMLATAAIGSTGATLGAKLPGLPGAAQAAVRAEAQAGVTYAGVAQIETVAVAADGFTFGLAPGAVAMSSPGARGGGSPPAGCREWQTHGGLYKGRGSAGPGREWHHIVEQTEGNVRQFGPEAIHNTDNVIALDKALHDLVSAFYSSKKPRITNSDLTVREWLSTQSYQAQRDFGLLAIENIRKGIWR